A single window of Anaerocolumna chitinilytica DNA harbors:
- a CDS encoding MBL fold metallo-hydrolase encodes MAKIYYNGHGSLRLTTAQGTVIYIDPYAGEGYDLPADIILVTHQHGDHNQIQLPVKKQDCRVIQNFDMLKEGIYASISIKDIEIEAVPAYNRNHSKDECVGFLIKTDNLLLYFAGDTSKIPEMESLREKKIDYAFLPCDGIYNMDIEEASQCAAIISARHSVPVHMKPGSLFDRERANRFQAEGRVLMEAGEEIVLK; translated from the coding sequence ATGGCAAAAATATATTATAACGGACATGGCAGTCTTAGACTTACGACAGCACAAGGAACAGTGATATACATAGACCCTTATGCAGGAGAAGGCTATGATCTTCCTGCTGATATTATTCTGGTAACGCATCAGCATGGGGACCATAATCAAATTCAATTACCTGTTAAAAAGCAAGATTGCCGGGTGATTCAGAATTTTGATATGTTAAAAGAAGGAATATATGCTTCTATTTCTATCAAGGATATTGAAATTGAGGCGGTACCTGCATATAACCGAAATCATTCCAAAGATGAATGTGTGGGATTTCTTATAAAAACAGATAACCTGCTTCTTTATTTTGCAGGAGACACTTCCAAGATACCGGAGATGGAGAGCTTACGAGAAAAAAAGATCGACTATGCTTTTCTTCCTTGTGATGGTATATATAACATGGATATTGAGGAGGCCTCTCAATGTGCAGCGATTATTAGTGCAAGGCATTCGGTTCCTGTCCATATGAAACCTGGCAGCTTGTTCGACAGAGAAAGAGCCAATCGTTTTCAAGCAGAGGGACGAGTATTAATGGAAGCCGGAGAAGAGATAGTATTAAAGTAA
- a CDS encoding non-canonical purine NTP pyrophosphatase has translation MKLLYGTSNQGKIKAMYRALKGLNLDIVSLKEYSSQLPFIKEDGLTPLENARIKAEAYYKAFHIPVFSCDSGLYFENVPEEYQPGVYVRRRDGKELNDDEMIEYYSSLAKRFGNLKARYKNAISFILDEEHIYESMADNLSGEVFYIVSTPHKKRMEGFPLDSLSVHIESGLYYYDMEKRTVDEIALDKGFYEFFHNILRKE, from the coding sequence ATGAAGTTGTTATACGGTACCAGTAATCAAGGTAAGATTAAGGCAATGTATCGTGCCCTGAAAGGCTTAAATTTAGATATAGTAAGTCTGAAAGAATATTCCAGTCAGCTGCCCTTTATTAAAGAGGATGGGCTTACACCTCTTGAAAATGCAAGAATTAAAGCAGAAGCCTATTATAAAGCCTTTCATATTCCGGTGTTTTCCTGTGATTCTGGTTTGTATTTTGAGAATGTCCCGGAGGAATATCAACCTGGTGTTTACGTCAGAAGAAGAGACGGCAAAGAATTAAACGATGATGAAATGATTGAATACTATAGCAGTCTTGCGAAACGATTTGGTAATTTAAAAGCCAGGTACAAGAATGCTATAAGCTTTATTCTGGATGAAGAACATATTTATGAAAGTATGGCGGATAACCTTTCAGGAGAGGTTTTTTATATCGTAAGTACACCTCATAAAAAGAGAATGGAAGGATTTCCGTTGGATAGTCTGTCCGTACATATTGAATCAGGATTGTATTATTATGATATGGAAAAACGTACGGTTGATGAAATTGCATTAGATAAGGGGTTTTATGAATTTTTTCATAATATTCTTCGAAAAGAGTAG
- a CDS encoding YcxB family protein, whose amino-acid sequence MENQEDYLSASVRLTKEEYKDISVFYYRYMRKGKKVHIAVYAFLLFIIVLMLVSFLQNQNIPTSSAEPIIRNSFSLQDILSKAILPIVVIVIVIGVQIYTPFLIRKSAVKEYSSNKFVQKEIKYVLSPEYIGIESEDFQMKLKYEDIHKVLISNDYIIIFESEKLMRILPKRSFDSEDAAMEAIQLLETKLSKDKYVTYN is encoded by the coding sequence TTGGAGAATCAGGAAGATTATTTATCGGCTTCTGTAAGACTTACAAAAGAAGAATATAAGGATATCAGCGTATTTTACTACAGATATATGAGAAAAGGTAAAAAAGTGCATATAGCTGTTTATGCTTTCCTACTGTTTATAATTGTTCTAATGCTTGTTAGTTTTTTACAGAACCAGAACATACCAACCTCAAGCGCAGAACCAATAATACGTAATTCTTTCTCTCTTCAGGACATATTATCAAAAGCCATTTTACCGATAGTGGTAATTGTTATAGTAATTGGAGTTCAGATCTATACACCTTTTCTTATTCGAAAGTCCGCGGTAAAAGAATATAGCAGCAACAAGTTTGTACAGAAAGAAATTAAATATGTTCTCTCACCGGAGTATATTGGAATTGAATCAGAAGATTTTCAGATGAAACTAAAATATGAAGATATTCACAAAGTCTTGATTTCCAATGATTATATTATTATATTTGAATCTGAAAAGCTTATGAGAATATTGCCTAAAAGAAGCTTTGACAGTGAAGATGCGGCAATGGAGGCTATTCAGTTATTAGAAACCAAGCTTTCAAAAGATAAATATGTTACGTATAATTAG
- a CDS encoding glycoside hydrolase family 10 protein — MLHKIKRSHIFSVFLLALTVSFLVQRPETTFAAKDTKAPALTVTVDSTAPTNSKVNVTVKASDASGIKVVKWAYDKKQAAYFKSAGKALALNSKGVATVSYSANRSYTFYALDKAGNASVKTITISNIDNSVPTLSVALSSKEATNQNVVLSFTIKETGKGIDNLYYLTGKKTLKDFTGQLKFLNLKAVSSDEKKGIYTYSASMTVKSNNVYTFLLKDKAGNTVLKTVTINNIDKNAPVLSYSLSPSTPTNESVMIKIKGEDLESGIASAYFLTGEKTEDDFAKGGTAITLDNAGNGSFPVTVNGKQTVLLKDKAGNTSLGIIAVTNIDAKSPALAVDYSVMNQKATVTLTAKDASGISKIKYLSGSNISATSAKWDSAKDVTAATSFSVTKDGVYSVMAEDKAGNRIIQTVDIQLELKAVWISYLEFANYGKNGFTEASFGKAVDTMFDNVVSLGMNAVVVQIRPYGDAMYPSAYFPWSKYVSGTQGVDPGFDPLAYMVEAAHKRGLAFHAWLNPYRVTTASTDYSKLSKDNPARVWKEDKDTSNDRNVLSFGGNLYYNPAVKEVQDLILNGIQEIVTNYDVDGIHFDDYFYPALGSSYKTNFDAPEYTAYAEVCKKNNVTPMTIANWRRYNVNNLVRSAYSLIKKINPKVEFGISPGGYIDSLASDQSYYVDVKTWLSNDGYVDYICPQLYWTFSNSTYPYDKILKKWLSYRTSSTVKVYVGIATYRAGSDLEADWKNNTDELKEQVEYGRNTGQVDGFVFFRYEFFYNKVTKPGVDRLLSIL, encoded by the coding sequence ATGCTACACAAGATAAAAAGAAGTCATATATTTTCAGTTTTCCTGCTGGCGTTAACGGTTAGTTTCCTGGTACAAAGACCGGAAACAACGTTTGCTGCAAAAGATACGAAGGCACCAGCACTAACGGTTACAGTTGATTCGACTGCTCCTACAAACAGTAAAGTAAATGTAACGGTTAAAGCATCAGATGCCTCGGGTATAAAGGTGGTTAAATGGGCTTATGATAAAAAGCAAGCGGCTTATTTTAAATCTGCCGGTAAAGCATTGGCACTGAACTCAAAAGGAGTTGCCACAGTATCTTATTCAGCTAATAGGAGTTATACCTTCTATGCTTTGGACAAAGCGGGCAATGCTTCTGTGAAGACAATTACTATATCAAATATTGATAACAGTGTACCTACTCTTTCGGTAGCATTAAGTTCTAAGGAAGCAACAAATCAAAATGTAGTGTTGTCTTTTACAATAAAGGAAACCGGAAAGGGTATTGATAATCTATATTACCTTACCGGTAAAAAGACATTGAAAGATTTTACAGGTCAGTTGAAATTTCTGAACTTGAAAGCTGTTTCTTCTGATGAAAAAAAGGGAATTTACACGTATTCTGCCTCTATGACAGTAAAGTCTAATAATGTGTACACTTTCTTACTAAAAGATAAAGCTGGTAATACAGTGCTGAAAACAGTTACCATCAACAATATTGACAAAAATGCACCTGTGTTATCCTATTCCCTAAGTCCTTCCACACCAACCAATGAAAGTGTTATGATAAAAATAAAGGGTGAAGATCTGGAATCCGGTATTGCTTCTGCATATTTTTTAACCGGTGAGAAAACAGAGGATGACTTTGCAAAAGGCGGAACCGCAATTACTCTTGATAATGCGGGTAACGGAAGCTTTCCTGTCACTGTTAACGGAAAACAAACGGTTCTGCTGAAAGATAAAGCCGGAAATACTTCACTAGGGATTATAGCGGTAACAAATATTGATGCAAAGAGCCCTGCGCTGGCAGTGGATTATTCTGTAATGAATCAAAAGGCTACAGTCACTCTGACTGCAAAGGATGCTTCCGGTATCAGTAAGATAAAGTACCTTTCCGGAAGCAATATCTCCGCCACCTCTGCAAAATGGGACAGTGCGAAGGATGTAACTGCTGCTACTTCCTTTAGTGTTACAAAAGATGGTGTATACAGTGTTATGGCAGAGGATAAAGCCGGAAATCGAATCATTCAGACAGTGGATATTCAGCTGGAATTAAAAGCAGTTTGGATATCTTATCTGGAATTTGCTAATTACGGAAAGAATGGTTTTACAGAAGCATCCTTTGGTAAGGCAGTCGATACGATGTTTGATAATGTCGTAAGCCTTGGAATGAATGCGGTTGTTGTACAGATCAGACCATATGGTGATGCTATGTATCCTTCAGCCTATTTCCCCTGGTCAAAATATGTATCCGGAACCCAGGGGGTAGACCCAGGGTTTGATCCTTTAGCTTATATGGTTGAAGCAGCTCATAAAAGAGGTTTAGCATTTCATGCATGGTTGAATCCGTACAGAGTAACTACAGCCAGTACAGATTATTCAAAGCTTTCAAAGGATAATCCGGCAAGAGTTTGGAAAGAAGATAAGGATACCTCCAATGACAGGAACGTTCTCAGCTTCGGCGGAAATCTCTACTATAATCCTGCAGTGAAGGAAGTTCAGGATCTGATATTAAATGGTATCCAGGAGATCGTTACGAATTACGATGTGGATGGTATACATTTTGATGATTATTTTTATCCGGCTCTTGGAAGCTCCTATAAGACCAACTTTGACGCACCGGAATATACGGCTTATGCAGAAGTGTGCAAGAAGAATAATGTAACGCCAATGACAATCGCAAATTGGCGAAGATATAATGTCAACAATCTTGTAAGAAGTGCTTACAGCTTGATAAAGAAAATCAATCCAAAGGTTGAGTTTGGTATCAGCCCGGGAGGATATATAGATTCTCTTGCCAGTGATCAATCTTACTACGTAGACGTTAAGACATGGCTATCTAATGACGGTTATGTAGATTATATCTGTCCTCAGTTATATTGGACTTTCTCAAATAGTACCTATCCATATGACAAGATATTAAAGAAGTGGCTTTCTTACCGAACAAGTTCTACTGTTAAAGTATATGTAGGAATTGCAACCTACAGAGCTGGTTCAGATTTGGAGGCTGATTGGAAGAATAATACGGATGAATTAAAAGAGCAAGTGGAATATGGCAGGAATACCGGTCAGGTTGATGGCTTTGTATTCTTCCGATATGAATTCTTCTATAACAAGGTTACAAAACCCGGTGTTGACAGGCTTTTATCAATTCTTTAA
- a CDS encoding N-acetylmuramoyl-L-alanine amidase produces the protein MIKIKNNWKFIGVLAFILLCLPFTEVSAATKLNLYLYNTKKTIAYTGNQAKYYYEGKAIDLKNTPGVVIDGTSLASFLDVFVNSGVGLNYSYNSSKGILTLTQNGKKMVLTEGSKTAVVDGKNVTMSLAPTRITFKDTKATKFMVPVRFVAESFGYVYTWNSSTLIGSITKPLHLYYNSKSVNYSGTRGSVIVEKKKVDVSDLPSIIMNDTALVQAYKVFASSSVGADYNYDKSTKVLTLANDTTTVELTMGSKTAKVNGRARVMDTAPLVITNLDNNVAYVMVPGSFVASYLGYDYSWSSSTKTSTLTKSKIITVPDQGNGGPELGGDPLPDTTSFSWGLSSSNLNEYTNLSSITNTTEVSQDTSMSSSINNISLDSVTQNSETYAIHGSLPFSKSALTKQDSILNLHINNVTSFAQTYTLGGSLSGNITVNPDGQSPAGATVAFNLADPDLKYELSVSGDGLTLYVKVYRNFINTVTAGVSSGSEYLQITGMKDLKVNLTENGNTVTLQFPATVNGIGDNSVQTSLPSIKSVTASSIGNTAVITFEKSGTQSYNVVQDGSTYRIVFGTVTTGYSIKFNLPAGLSYSSITTEDQYYKDRILIKLPGDYTSYFAQNPIQWSSSVINNVGLLLENGVTEIVIDTTVLQGYKLSDLGNGSVGVTLGNPQDIYKNIVVLDAGHGGTDPGAVRSLNGKTIYEKNLNFKIMYELTKQYFDSPDSDVKAYYSRYDDTLVNLYDRAAFSDLVGADMFVSLHMNANTNTSPKGTEVYYYAPNTSVNSAGLNSKTLATLALNSITSKLGTQKRYISSQNLVVTRENNVPAILIELGFISNKEDLTMLTNESFQEDAAYAIYQTICEIFDAYPTGR, from the coding sequence ATGATTAAGATAAAAAACAACTGGAAATTTATTGGGGTATTAGCTTTTATTTTATTGTGCCTGCCCTTTACGGAGGTATCAGCGGCAACGAAACTGAACCTATATCTGTATAACACGAAGAAAACAATTGCTTATACAGGCAACCAGGCGAAGTATTACTATGAAGGAAAAGCCATTGATCTAAAGAATACACCGGGTGTTGTCATTGACGGTACCTCATTAGCCTCTTTTCTGGATGTTTTTGTGAATTCGGGAGTGGGACTTAATTATTCCTATAATAGTTCAAAAGGTATTCTTACCCTGACACAGAACGGTAAGAAAATGGTACTGACAGAAGGCAGTAAAACTGCTGTAGTTGATGGTAAGAATGTTACCATGTCTTTAGCACCTACCAGAATCACATTTAAAGATACAAAAGCAACAAAGTTTATGGTTCCTGTTAGATTTGTTGCAGAAAGCTTCGGGTATGTATATACCTGGAACAGCAGTACTTTGATTGGATCAATTACAAAGCCCTTGCACCTTTACTACAATAGTAAATCCGTTAACTATAGCGGCACAAGAGGTTCAGTTATTGTTGAGAAGAAGAAAGTTGATGTCAGTGATTTACCAAGTATTATAATGAATGACACCGCACTGGTCCAGGCATACAAGGTATTTGCATCTTCTTCTGTTGGTGCAGATTATAACTACGATAAATCTACTAAAGTTCTGACATTAGCAAATGACACTACAACTGTAGAACTTACAATGGGCAGTAAAACCGCCAAAGTAAACGGAAGAGCGAGAGTAATGGATACAGCACCTCTTGTCATTACTAATCTGGATAATAACGTAGCATATGTTATGGTGCCCGGAAGCTTTGTAGCATCTTATCTGGGCTATGATTATAGTTGGAGTTCCTCTACGAAGACCTCTACGCTCACAAAGAGTAAGATTATCACGGTGCCTGATCAAGGCAATGGAGGGCCGGAGTTGGGAGGAGATCCTTTGCCGGATACTACCTCTTTCAGCTGGGGATTATCCTCTTCAAATCTAAATGAATATACGAATTTGAGCAGTATAACCAATACGACAGAAGTATCCCAGGATACATCCATGAGTTCCTCTATTAATAATATCAGCTTGGATTCTGTTACACAAAACAGCGAAACCTATGCAATCCACGGATCACTTCCCTTTAGTAAGTCAGCACTGACGAAACAGGATTCTATATTGAATCTGCATATCAATAATGTAACAAGTTTTGCTCAGACTTATACTCTTGGCGGATCTTTATCCGGTAATATAACAGTGAATCCGGATGGGCAGTCACCGGCTGGAGCTACAGTTGCCTTTAATCTGGCAGATCCTGATTTAAAATATGAGTTATCAGTATCGGGAGATGGTTTAACTCTCTATGTAAAGGTATATCGTAATTTTATCAATACAGTGACCGCCGGTGTTTCTTCCGGCAGTGAATACCTGCAGATTACAGGTATGAAGGATTTAAAGGTTAATTTAACTGAGAACGGCAATACGGTTACTTTACAGTTTCCTGCTACCGTTAATGGTATTGGAGATAACTCGGTACAAACCTCACTTCCTTCTATTAAATCCGTTACTGCCTCTTCTATTGGAAATACGGCAGTAATAACCTTTGAAAAGAGCGGTACACAATCTTATAATGTTGTCCAAGACGGAAGTACCTATCGAATCGTATTTGGAACAGTAACTACCGGATACTCTATTAAATTCAATCTTCCTGCGGGCTTATCTTATAGCAGCATTACAACGGAAGACCAGTACTACAAAGATCGTATCTTAATTAAACTGCCTGGAGACTATACCAGTTATTTTGCACAGAATCCGATTCAATGGTCCAGCAGTGTAATTAATAATGTTGGTCTGTTACTGGAGAATGGAGTAACTGAGATTGTTATTGATACAACCGTACTTCAAGGTTATAAACTTTCTGATCTTGGAAATGGATCAGTTGGTGTTACCCTTGGTAATCCTCAGGATATCTATAAGAATATCGTTGTTTTGGATGCCGGACATGGTGGAACAGACCCAGGTGCTGTACGTTCACTGAATGGAAAGACAATCTATGAGAAAAATCTTAATTTTAAGATTATGTATGAACTTACCAAACAGTACTTCGACAGTCCTGATTCTGACGTAAAAGCTTATTATTCCAGATATGATGATACCTTGGTTAATTTATATGACAGAGCTGCTTTCTCTGACCTAGTAGGAGCAGACATGTTTGTAAGTCTTCATATGAATGCCAATACCAATACCTCACCAAAGGGTACGGAAGTATATTATTATGCTCCTAATACCTCTGTGAATTCAGCAGGATTAAACAGCAAGACCTTGGCTACCCTGGCTTTGAATTCCATTACTTCAAAGCTTGGAACACAGAAACGCTATATATCCAGTCAGAACCTGGTAGTAACCAGAGAAAATAACGTTCCTGCCATTCTGATAGAGCTTGGTTTTATATCAAATAAAGAAGATTTGACAATGCTGACAAATGAAAGTTTCCAGGAAGATGCAGCTTATGCCATCTACCAGACTATCTGTGAAATATTTGATGCATATCCTACCGGAAGGTAA
- a CDS encoding tyrosine-type recombinase/integrase encodes MSEHNYHESMNIYNTIRMRKVLEELPSFCKDFFRGIEPTTSSLTRIAYAYDLRVFFEFLAAKNPSFKNKDIRTIRVDVLDEIKAIDIEEYLDYLSYYKKGDMEYINQENGKKRKLISLRSFYNYYFKKEMIVTNPAALVNIPKLHTKEIIRLDIDEVARLLDQIESGEKMTKQQLKYHEKTKKRDLALITLLLGTGIRVSECVGLDLNDVDFQNDGIKVRRKGGSESIIYFGDEVREALESYLVERDTIIPESGSEEALFLSIQKKRINVRSVENLVKKYSSMVTSLKRITPHKLRSTYGTSLYRETGDIYLVADVLGHKDVNTTKKHYAAIEDSRRRSAAGKVRLREKSD; translated from the coding sequence ATGTCTGAGCATAATTACCACGAAAGTATGAATATCTATAATACAATTCGAATGAGAAAGGTATTGGAAGAACTGCCCTCTTTTTGTAAGGATTTTTTCAGAGGAATTGAACCTACCACCTCTTCCCTGACCCGGATTGCTTATGCCTATGATCTGCGAGTGTTTTTTGAATTTCTAGCAGCCAAGAATCCCTCCTTTAAGAATAAAGATATCAGAACAATACGGGTTGATGTATTGGATGAGATTAAGGCAATAGATATAGAAGAATATCTGGATTATCTCTCTTATTATAAAAAGGGAGATATGGAATACATAAATCAGGAAAATGGAAAAAAAAGAAAACTTATCTCCTTAAGAAGCTTTTATAACTATTATTTTAAAAAAGAAATGATAGTAACAAATCCGGCCGCTTTGGTTAATATCCCCAAACTTCATACCAAAGAAATCATCCGGCTGGATATTGATGAAGTGGCTCGTCTCTTAGACCAGATTGAATCCGGTGAAAAGATGACAAAGCAACAGTTAAAGTACCATGAGAAGACAAAGAAAAGAGACCTTGCACTAATAACTCTGTTATTAGGTACCGGTATCCGTGTATCTGAATGTGTAGGACTTGACTTAAATGATGTGGATTTTCAAAATGACGGAATCAAGGTCAGAAGAAAAGGCGGCTCGGAATCCATCATTTACTTTGGAGATGAGGTGAGGGAAGCTCTGGAAAGCTATCTGGTTGAACGTGATACGATTATACCGGAATCAGGCAGTGAAGAAGCCTTGTTCTTATCTATTCAGAAGAAGCGCATCAATGTCAGATCCGTTGAAAACCTTGTCAAAAAATACTCGTCTATGGTTACAAGCCTAAAGCGTATTACCCCCCATAAGCTTCGAAGCACCTATGGCACCAGCCTTTATAGAGAAACAGGTGATATCTATCTGGTAGCGGATGTATTGGGGCATAAAGATGTCAATACCACCAAGAAGCACTACGCTGCCATTGAAGATTCCAGAAGACGCAGTGCTGCCGGGAAGGTACGATTAAGAGAAAAGTCTGATTAG
- a CDS encoding PEP/pyruvate-binding domain-containing protein: MGKTIMIEGDINMNQICRLSLCEQDLYGSKAYVLGRLFGDFNVPKGCALSTEFYSAFMKENGFTYSFDDYNGKNEEIQEFITASNFSKIQIKDILKTLTSCGLNKENQTYVVRSSATCEDLQKNSMAGILESFINLQNIDEVLTSIKECYKSLFSERALSYYEMNDYDLSKIKMSVIIQEYIEGQFSGVIFTTDTKNYDTNSTYINYVQGKCSDFVDSNTQSYFIKMDKSTMKITDTNQPKEGECHLPDEITKQLLLTAVEIEKKLGYPADIEWTYDGKDIYILQARPITTMKFERFTYEATEDDKKYRWFLAEQYPIYPLLEDFYRMSFTHRKEGIYRTGYGSQNAVIKQLNGYMYIGTGGMQNERELREAAIARLKLLADRNLGIFQDELLPKILIMKTQMDNFMEKELTDYEVADFLSTALNYSNFIDSAHWESVLGEEYIEEFHHYLEKLDIDINTEQLYNLIYCKTIKNKEREMLLNISDFFKEHIECTRILHSSDYPLIVYERLKYSENWIELEKLIGEYIKLYGMQNAGPKNNPANNLREKPYYIIDKIKSSMQQDGNLYYSTISMIQMKKEEEKSRILQLIPENKKSEFLEKLCLAEKTFASIDNHHYYCEDSSWGYLKMAISFAGSRLVELATLSNADDIYYLKFDEIFKSLQNEITSVDISGRKEKYMKQEKMIPPQPLFTVHDTEEKEPSTAPSTGTEVQMVAEDSKIILKGLSSLNRTVKGKILIGHCIPKQIEEECILVVRNGHGNDLFPVVGKVTGLIVSGGSPFDHMGIITREMNIPAIYYVSNAFEVLKTGDTVILNGEEGTISVI, translated from the coding sequence TTGGGTAAAACAATAATGATAGAAGGAGATATTAATATGAATCAAATTTGTAGATTGTCTTTATGCGAACAGGATTTATACGGAAGTAAAGCATATGTTTTAGGTCGGCTTTTTGGAGATTTCAATGTTCCAAAGGGGTGTGCCTTATCCACTGAATTTTACTCTGCTTTTATGAAAGAAAATGGCTTTACCTATTCATTTGATGATTATAATGGAAAAAATGAAGAAATACAGGAATTTATTACCGCTTCTAACTTTAGTAAAATACAAATAAAGGACATCCTTAAAACATTAACAAGTTGTGGATTGAACAAAGAAAACCAAACATATGTCGTTCGTTCATCAGCCACCTGCGAAGATCTGCAAAAAAACAGTATGGCTGGTATACTTGAATCATTTATTAATCTACAAAATATTGATGAAGTTCTTACAAGTATTAAGGAATGTTATAAGTCGTTGTTTTCTGAACGTGCCTTATCGTATTATGAAATGAATGATTATGATTTATCAAAGATAAAGATGAGTGTCATTATACAGGAATACATTGAAGGACAATTCTCTGGGGTCATATTTACGACGGATACTAAAAATTATGATACAAACAGTACTTATATCAATTATGTTCAAGGGAAATGTTCTGATTTTGTTGATTCGAATACACAATCATATTTTATCAAAATGGATAAAAGCACGATGAAAATAACGGATACGAATCAACCAAAAGAAGGAGAATGTCATCTGCCGGATGAAATAACAAAACAATTATTATTAACTGCTGTGGAAATAGAAAAAAAGCTTGGTTATCCAGCAGATATTGAATGGACCTACGATGGGAAAGATATCTATATTTTACAAGCTCGTCCTATCACAACAATGAAATTTGAAAGATTTACATATGAAGCGACGGAAGATGATAAAAAATATAGATGGTTTCTAGCCGAGCAATATCCAATATATCCACTGCTTGAGGATTTTTACCGTATGAGTTTCACCCACAGAAAAGAGGGGATTTACAGAACGGGTTATGGTTCACAAAATGCAGTTATAAAGCAGTTAAATGGTTACATGTATATTGGTACAGGTGGTATGCAAAATGAGAGGGAATTACGAGAAGCTGCTATAGCCAGGCTAAAACTCCTAGCTGATAGGAATCTTGGCATTTTTCAAGATGAGTTACTCCCAAAGATTCTTATAATGAAAACACAGATGGATAACTTCATGGAAAAAGAGTTGACGGACTATGAAGTTGCTGATTTTTTGAGTACCGCCCTTAACTATAGCAATTTCATAGATTCAGCCCATTGGGAATCCGTTCTTGGAGAAGAATATATTGAGGAATTTCATCATTATCTGGAAAAACTGGATATAGATATAAACACAGAACAACTTTATAATCTCATTTACTGTAAAACCATAAAAAATAAAGAAAGAGAAATGCTGCTTAACATTTCTGATTTCTTTAAGGAACATATAGAATGCACTCGTATTCTTCATAGTTCAGACTATCCCTTAATCGTATATGAAAGATTAAAGTATTCAGAGAACTGGATAGAACTCGAAAAGCTAATCGGTGAATATATCAAACTTTATGGTATGCAAAATGCTGGTCCAAAAAACAATCCTGCAAATAATCTAAGGGAAAAACCATATTATATTATTGATAAAATAAAGTCATCAATGCAACAGGATGGAAACTTATATTATTCGACTATTTCTATGATACAAATGAAAAAAGAAGAAGAGAAAAGTCGTATACTTCAGTTAATACCGGAAAACAAGAAAAGTGAGTTTTTAGAAAAGTTATGCTTAGCAGAAAAAACCTTTGCTTCCATTGATAATCATCATTACTACTGCGAAGATAGTTCATGGGGATACCTTAAAATGGCAATATCATTTGCAGGGAGTCGCCTTGTAGAATTAGCGACGCTTAGTAATGCAGATGATATATATTATCTAAAATTTGATGAAATTTTCAAATCGTTACAGAATGAAATTACCTCTGTTGATATCTCCGGTAGAAAAGAAAAGTACATGAAACAAGAAAAGATGATACCACCTCAACCATTATTTACGGTTCATGATACTGAAGAGAAAGAACCCTCGACTGCACCCTCCACTGGTACCGAGGTGCAAATGGTTGCTGAGGATTCAAAGATAATTTTAAAAGGACTTTCTTCTTTAAATAGAACTGTAAAAGGTAAAATATTGATTGGTCATTGTATTCCTAAGCAGATAGAAGAAGAGTGTATTCTGGTTGTTCGGAATGGGCATGGTAATGATCTGTTTCCGGTCGTCGGAAAGGTAACAGGGTTGATTGTTAGTGGTGGCTCACCTTTTGACCACATGGGAATTATTACCCGTGAAATGAACATACCTGCAATTTATTATGTAAGCAATGCATTCGAAGTTCTAAAAACAGGAGACACTGTTATATTAAATGGTGAGGAAGGAACAATTTCAGTTATCTAA